Sequence from the Candidatus Marinimicrobia bacterium CG08_land_8_20_14_0_20_45_22 genome:
TAGTCATGGATTATGTCGATGGAATTAAGGCATCCGAAATCGAAGCGCTCGATCTTGCCGGTTTGAATCGAAAGGAAATCGCGCGTCGTGGAACGCATCTGAGTTTCCGGCAAATTTTTGATTTTGGCTTTTTCCACGCCGATCCGCATCCCGGCAACATAATGGTTTTGGAGAACAACGTAATCGCTCCACTGGATTACGGAATGGTCGGGCAGATCGATGATGATACAATCGACGGAATCGGAGACTTATTAGTCGGCATTTTCAAGAAAGAACCGAAGCGCACTATCCGTGCATTTTCGCGACTTGGAATCACGGATGTGAAAACGAATACTTCGGCGCTTTCGCTTGATATTGAAGCGCTTGCCGATACTTATCTTGGCATTCCGCTGAAAGATTTACAATTCAGTGCAGTTCTTTCCGAATTCATCGGGATTGTTCGGAAATATCGTTTGCGGCTTCCGCCTCATCTTTCGCTGGCGTTGAAGGCAATTATAACGGCGGAAGGATTGGCGAGAACGCTTTGCCCGGAGTTTGATTTTATGGAGGAACTCAGGCCTTTCGTTAATAGGATCATCACTCGCCGATATAATTTTATGCGGAAGGCGCGCCAAGGAATACTGTTTCTGGAAGATTTTTCAAGCCTTGTCGGTGAGTTTCCGGACAAAATGCGAACGATTATGGATAATGCCGCGGACGGAAAATTTACGATAAGATTCGAGCATCATAATCTAGAGCCGGTCGTTCGGGAATTCAGCCGCGCGGCGAACCGGCTCTCGTCGGCATTAATTATTACGGCGCTGATTCTTGGTTCGTCGTTTTTAATTCAGGTTGCCGCAGGACCGAAACTTCTCGGCTATCCGATGTTCGGGACTATTGGCTATTTATTCGCGGGCATTCTGGGCGTTAAATTGATTGTTGATGTTATCCGAGACCGAAAATCGAAATAGATAAAATTATTGGATGATATGCGATGAAAAATCGTAGTAAAGTAAGATTTCTAACATTTTATATCAAGGAGTCAGGAAGTGAAGTGGAAAATTAGTCTATCGATTGCGCTGTTGGCGACAGCGCTCTTTTCGCAAGATGAAATTGCAAAAACAACCGTTATAAACATTGGTGACACTCTGCCGTCATTCTCGGTAACAACCATTGACGGAAAAATACTGAATTCGGGTGATCTGATTGGGAAAGTAATGATCGTTGCATTTTTTACGATGTGGTGCGGGTCGTGTGACGAAGAGATGCCTCGTATTGAAACCGACATCTGGCAAAAGTACCGGAATAATGGCTTGGCGATCTTAGCGGTTGGCAGGGAGCACAAAGCAGAAGAATTAATCAAGTATGCGCAAGAAAGAGGATTCACTTTTCCAATAGCGCCCGATCCCGAGAGGAAGGTCTATAACCTTTTTGCGTCGAGGCAAATTCCACGCGCCTTTTTGGTTGATAAAACTGGAAAAATAATTGATCAGACCTGCGGATTTGATGAGGAAGAATTTGGTCGTTTAACTGCGGCTGTAAAAGAAGCGCTGGAAGGCAAGTAAAGACGTTTACTTATCGAAATGTCGTCTCGCTGACACATTTTCTTGAAACAGGGATGCCGACTTATCCCGGCGATACACCGTCGCCGCGCATCGAAAGTTATTTCAGTCCGCTCGGTAAAGATATCACGATGTCAGAGATTCATATTGGGTCGCATTTCGGGACGCATATTGATGCGCCGCGTCATTTTTATCCAAATGGAAAAATGTTAAGTGATTTTGCGCCGGAACGATTTGTTGGGAATGCGATTTGTTTAAAGAAACCGTCAGGCGAACCTGTTCCGATTGATTTAACTGACGGTGAGGTGAGAAATATTCGGGAAATAAAACCATCGTGGATTTTAATTCATACCGGGTTTGATAAAAATTGGTTGGCTAAGCGGTATTTTCATGAACACCCGTACCTTTCCGATAATTTTGCCCGAAAGATTGTCGATTTGAGACTGTCGGGCGTTGGCATCGATTTTCCAAGCGCCGATTCGGCAACATCAGAGCAGGATAATTTCCCGGTTCATCATATTTTGATGAAGGCGGAAGTGCTTATTCTGGAAAACCTCACTGGTCTGGAAAAATTGCCGGACAGCGACTTCTTTTTGGCGGCACTGCCGATGAATTTAAAGGCGGAAGCCGCGCCGACGCGAGTGATTGGAATATTTTAAGTGAACTAACTGTTGCATTTGAACCAGTCTCTTCTTAAAATAGGGGCGGTTATGGCTTCAGTTTTAATTATAGACGATGACCGCGGCATTGGAACCATTCTGCAGGAAGTACTTTCTGCAGAAGGGCATGATGTAACGGCGCTGATTTCCGCCGAAGATGGGATGAGTTTTTTAAAAGTCGATGAACCAGACTTGATTCTTCTGGATTTACAGCTTCCGGGTATGAGCGGCATCGAGTTTCTTGAAAAATTTCAGGACAAGCGCGATCAGATTCCGGTTATCATTATCACGAGTAGCGGTGATGTTCAGACGGCTGTCCGGGCAATGAAACTTGGCGCGTCGGATTATATCAAGAAACCGTTCAATATTGAAGAAATTGTCCTCATCATTCAAAAAGTGTTGGATAGCAAGACGAAAGATGAGCATCTTGCATATCTCCGCGGTAAAAACGAGATTTCCGAAAGCGAAAAAATCGTCGGCGAAAGCTCTGAAATCAAAAGCGTGTTTCAATTTATTCAGCACGTTGCAACGACAATCAAAACGACTGTTCTGATTCGCGGTGAAACCGGAACGGGAAAAGAACTAGTTGCAAAAGCAATCCACTACATCAGTAACCGCGCGAAAAAACCGTTTATTGAAATCAACTGCTCGGCGTTTCAGGAAACATTGCTGGAAGCGGAACTTTTTGGATATGAACCTGGCGCTTTCACCGATGCCCGACAGAGAAAAAGAGGACTTCTTGAAATCGCGGATCACGGGACATTTTTCTTGGATGAAATCGGCGACATGTCCATGGGACTTCAATCGAAAATTCTGAAGGTCATCGAAAAACAGTGCTTTCGTCGAGTTGGCGGGACGAAAGAGATCAGCGTCGATACACGGATTATCAGCGCAACGTCGCGCGATCTCGAAAAGAACATAGTTAATCACACTTTCCGCGAAGATTTGTTTTACCGGTTGAATGTAGCCTCGATTTACATCCCGCCGCTTAGGCAACGCGAGGGCGACGTTTTATTGCTTGCAGAACATTTTTTAAGGATTTTTAATACTGAGTTCAAAAAGAACATCCAGGGATTTACGAACGAAGCAAAGAGCCGGTTAGTCGCTCATTCATGGCCGGGAAATGTCCGCGAACTGAAAAATGTTATCGAGCGGGCGGTTTTATTTGAGACGGAAAAGGTTATTACGCTAAAACACCTGAATGTTCCTAAGAAAGAAATCATTCGTCCAGAGATGGAGATTTTAAAATCAGATTGGGTGGAATTACCACAGGTGGGCGTATCACTCTCGAATATTGAAAAAGAGTTAATCCAAAAAGCAATTATTCAAACAAACGGCAATCAAACACGGGCGGCAAAACTTCTCAATATTACAAGGGAAACGCTCAAATACCGCATGCGGAAACACCGGATCAGCAGACAAGTTAAACCGATTTCAATTTAACGCGGCTGGTTGATATGAACCAGTTTGCCGGTTTAAATTAACCAACATGTCATTCATGAGACACTGATCAATAATTAAAAAAAAGATCATAAAAGGAGTGTTTTAAAATCAGTTATCGTCCGGCTTCAGACGAGAAGCGCAAGTTCCAACGAAGATAGATCACCTAAGAGAAAAGAGATTTGACATTGTTGGTATAAATTTTGTACCTTTCACTGTGCTATTCGACGTTTCAATTTGTGATTATATGAGAGGTGTAAAATGAGATCGAAGAGTTTGTTTTGGGTTGTTTTCATGATTTCCGTTCTGGGAATCGTTTTCTTCTCCGGTTGTAGCAAAAATTCGTTGACCGCTCCCGAAGTGGCTGAAAATCCGACCATTGAGAAGGGTGTTGCATCTGAATCGATCCAGTGGGTTCAGTGGAAACAGGACGCCGTGGACGCATTGGCAAAAAAACCATTGTGGGGATACGATCAAGATAAAATCAAAAGGGAAGTTGGCGGT
This genomic interval carries:
- a CDS encoding protein-disulfide isomerase, producing the protein MSRSQEVKWKISLSIALLATALFSQDEIAKTTVINIGDTLPSFSVTTIDGKILNSGDLIGKVMIVAFFTMWCGSCDEEMPRIETDIWQKYRNNGLAILAVGREHKAEELIKYAQERGFTFPIAPDPERKVYNLFASRQIPRAFLVDKTGKIIDQTCGFDEEEFGRLTAAVKEALEGK
- a CDS encoding DNA-binding response regulator, whose product is MASVLIIDDDRGIGTILQEVLSAEGHDVTALISAEDGMSFLKVDEPDLILLDLQLPGMSGIEFLEKFQDKRDQIPVIIITSSGDVQTAVRAMKLGASDYIKKPFNIEEIVLIIQKVLDSKTKDEHLAYLRGKNEISESEKIVGESSEIKSVFQFIQHVATTIKTTVLIRGETGTGKELVAKAIHYISNRAKKPFIEINCSAFQETLLEAELFGYEPGAFTDARQRKRGLLEIADHGTFFLDEIGDMSMGLQSKILKVIEKQCFRRVGGTKEISVDTRIISATSRDLEKNIVNHTFREDLFYRLNVASIYIPPLRQREGDVLLLAEHFLRIFNTEFKKNIQGFTNEAKSRLVAHSWPGNVRELKNVIERAVLFETEKVITLKHLNVPKKEIIRPEMEILKSDWVELPQVGVSLSNIEKELIQKAIIQTNGNQTRAAKLLNITRETLKYRMRKHRISRQVKPISI